In Candidatus Amarolinea dominans, one genomic interval encodes:
- a CDS encoding DEAD/DEAH box helicase family protein, with protein MNKKLLTEQEIRTRFITPAIQDAGWKPGQIREEVIFDAGRVIVRGALSMRSAERKRVDYLLSHKPGIPLAIVEAKDNNHSLSAGMDQALQYAALLDAPFVYTSNGDGFMEHDRTLTDGPLERELRLDEFPSPEALWLRTMRQTGMADEVAKVAAEDYYYDRYGRAPRYYQEVAINRTVRAIAQGQKRVLLVMATGTGKTYTAFQIIWRLWRAKKVRRVLFLADRNILVDQTMTNDFRFFGDKMTKVVKRQVDKSYEIYLALYQGISGTEEWQDIYRQFSPDFFDLIIVDECHRGSADADSAWREVLEYFASATQIGLTATPKETKDVSNMDYFGEPIYTYSLRQGIADGFLAPYKVIRIDLDRDVDGWRPRQGQLDRYGAPIPDEWYTSRDFDRTLVIDERTQLVAWRVTEYLRATGRMQKTIIFCEDIEHAERMRHAIANMNGDLVNANRRYVMRITGDNPVGKAELDNFISPEEPYPVIATTSRLMTTGVDAQTCKLIVLDRTINSMTEFKQIIGRGTRIREDFGKTYFTIMDFRNVTRLFADPAFDGDPVQVYEPGPDDPAVPPETADAVEFPAADYQVGQGQETSARIVERPQRRAKYYVNGVEVRILAERVQYLDRNGELRTASFREFSRENLRRQYASLDDFLTRWNAAARKDALLAELLEQGFLLDKLREAANADLDPFDLICHVAFDRPPLTRGERARSARRSALFDEYGGMARRTLEALLDKYADQGIASVEEARDENKAAGVLQLPPLNQIGQPVQILKAFGGKKRYFEALAALAREIYRAA; from the coding sequence ATGAACAAGAAGCTGCTGACCGAACAGGAAATCCGCACCCGCTTCATCACTCCCGCGATCCAGGACGCAGGCTGGAAGCCGGGTCAAATCCGCGAGGAAGTGATCTTCGACGCGGGTCGGGTCATCGTGCGCGGCGCGCTGTCCATGCGCAGCGCTGAGCGCAAACGGGTGGACTACCTCCTCTCACACAAACCCGGCATTCCACTGGCGATCGTCGAAGCCAAAGATAACAACCACAGCCTGAGCGCAGGTATGGATCAGGCGCTGCAATACGCGGCGCTGCTGGACGCGCCGTTCGTCTACACCTCCAACGGCGACGGCTTCATGGAGCACGACCGCACCCTGACAGATGGGCCGCTGGAACGCGAGCTGCGGCTGGATGAGTTCCCCTCGCCGGAGGCGCTGTGGCTGCGCACCATGCGGCAGACCGGCATGGCCGACGAGGTGGCGAAGGTGGCGGCGGAAGATTACTACTACGACCGCTACGGCCGCGCGCCGCGCTACTACCAGGAGGTGGCGATCAACCGCACGGTGCGCGCCATTGCCCAGGGGCAGAAGCGCGTCCTGCTGGTGATGGCGACCGGCACCGGCAAGACCTACACCGCGTTTCAGATCATCTGGCGGCTGTGGCGGGCCAAAAAGGTGCGCCGCGTGCTCTTCCTGGCCGACCGCAACATCCTGGTTGACCAGACCATGACCAACGACTTCCGCTTCTTCGGCGACAAGATGACCAAGGTCGTCAAGCGCCAGGTGGACAAGTCCTACGAAATCTACCTGGCGCTCTACCAGGGCATCTCCGGGACGGAGGAATGGCAGGACATCTACCGCCAGTTCTCCCCCGACTTCTTCGACCTGATCATCGTGGACGAGTGCCATCGCGGCAGCGCGGACGCGGACTCGGCCTGGCGCGAGGTGCTGGAATACTTCGCCTCGGCCACGCAGATCGGCCTGACCGCCACGCCCAAGGAAACGAAGGACGTCTCCAACATGGACTACTTCGGTGAGCCGATCTACACCTACTCGCTGCGCCAGGGGATCGCCGACGGGTTCCTGGCCCCCTACAAGGTGATCCGCATTGACCTGGACCGCGACGTGGACGGCTGGCGGCCGCGGCAGGGTCAGCTCGACCGCTACGGCGCGCCGATTCCTGATGAATGGTACACCTCCCGCGACTTCGACCGCACCCTGGTGATTGACGAGCGCACGCAGCTCGTCGCCTGGCGCGTCACGGAATATCTGCGCGCCACGGGCCGCATGCAGAAGACGATCATCTTTTGTGAGGACATCGAGCACGCGGAGCGCATGCGCCACGCCATCGCCAACATGAACGGCGACCTGGTGAATGCCAACCGCCGTTATGTCATGCGCATCACCGGCGACAACCCGGTGGGCAAGGCCGAACTGGACAACTTCATCAGCCCGGAGGAGCCTTACCCGGTCATCGCCACCACCTCGCGGCTGATGACCACCGGTGTGGACGCGCAGACCTGCAAGCTGATCGTGCTCGATCGGACCATCAATTCGATGACCGAGTTCAAGCAGATCATCGGCCGCGGCACGCGCATCCGCGAGGACTTTGGCAAGACCTACTTCACCATCATGGACTTCCGCAACGTGACCCGGCTCTTCGCCGACCCCGCGTTCGACGGCGACCCGGTGCAGGTCTACGAGCCGGGGCCGGACGATCCGGCCGTGCCGCCGGAGACGGCAGACGCTGTCGAATTCCCGGCCGCCGATTACCAGGTTGGGCAGGGCCAGGAGACCAGCGCGCGCATCGTGGAACGGCCGCAGCGCCGCGCCAAATACTACGTAAACGGCGTCGAGGTGCGCATCCTGGCCGAACGGGTGCAGTACCTGGACCGCAACGGCGAGCTGCGCACCGCGTCCTTCCGCGAGTTCAGCCGGGAGAATTTGCGCCGCCAGTACGCATCGCTGGACGATTTCCTGACCCGCTGGAACGCAGCGGCGCGCAAGGACGCGCTGCTGGCCGAGCTGCTGGAGCAGGGCTTCCTGCTGGACAAGCTGCGGGAGGCCGCCAATGCTGATCTCGACCCGTTCGACCTGATCTGTCACGTGGCTTTCGACCGGCCGCCGCTGACGCGGGGCGAACGCGCGCGCAGCGCGCGCCGCAGCGCCCTGTTCGACGAATACGGCGGCATGGCGCGGCGGACGTTGGAAGCGCTGCTGGACAAGTACGCGGACCAGGGCATCGCGTCCGTGGAAGAAGCGCGCGACGAGAACAAGGCGGCCGGGGTGCTGCAATTGCCGCCGCTCAACCAGATCGGCCAACCGGTGCAAATCCTGAAGGCGTTCGGCGGCAAGAAACGCTACTTCGAGGCGCTGGCCGCGTTGGCGCGGGAGATTTATCGCGCCGCCTGA
- a CDS encoding APC family permease has translation MLDTLKNLLIGSPVPTKQLGETRLNKVRALASFSPGALSSLAYANQEIYLALVVAGSVGLSQAWPISLAITALLLIVALSYYQTIHGYPSGGGSYVVARENLGTLPGLLAASALLVDYILTAAVSLTAGLEAIASAAPALWPYRVPAALLILAVITLVNLRGVRETGSLMTIPVYLFLLCYFPMLAFGAWRVISEGPVSLAATAPPALQPLTLLLLLRAFATGCTAMTGIEAVSNGVPVFRAPAAQNAGRTLLVMAALMSVLFAASIWITQSLAVISGPQETILSALARSILGTGPAYWVIQVTTLLILAVAANTSFAGFPQLAALLARDGFLPRQLAGLGDRLVFANGILWLTLITGALIVVSRGHSHALIPLFAVGAFLAYTLSQIGMVRHWARTHGRGWQLKAAINGLGAVTTAVTLLVVLLEKFRDGAWLTVIVIPAFTLGFGQIRHHYRAVASQLSLRGLPPSLKPFPAPRVVIPISGIHRGIVDALGFARTIAQDITAVYVELEPGMGAHIQQEWEAWWPDVPLVVVPSPYRSLVGPLLDYLDATDSEHHDGQLAVVILPEFVPAKRWHGILHNQTARLLKVALLYRRRRQGFQRVIIDVPYHLRR, from the coding sequence ATGCTCGATACGCTGAAAAATCTTCTCATCGGTTCCCCGGTTCCCACCAAACAACTCGGCGAGACACGCTTGAACAAAGTGCGCGCCCTGGCATCCTTCTCACCCGGCGCGCTCTCGTCTCTCGCCTACGCGAACCAGGAAATCTACCTGGCCCTGGTGGTCGCGGGCAGTGTCGGCCTCAGCCAGGCCTGGCCCATCAGCCTGGCGATCACCGCTCTCCTGCTGATCGTGGCCCTTTCCTATTATCAGACCATCCACGGCTACCCGTCGGGCGGCGGCTCCTACGTGGTGGCGCGGGAAAACCTGGGTACCTTGCCCGGCCTGCTGGCGGCCTCCGCGCTGCTCGTTGACTACATCCTGACGGCCGCCGTCAGCCTGACCGCCGGCCTGGAAGCGATCGCCTCGGCCGCGCCCGCTCTGTGGCCGTATCGGGTGCCCGCGGCCCTGCTCATCCTGGCCGTCATCACCCTGGTCAACCTGCGCGGCGTGCGTGAGACCGGCAGCCTGATGACGATCCCGGTCTACCTGTTCCTGCTGTGCTACTTCCCCATGTTGGCCTTTGGCGCCTGGCGTGTGATCAGCGAAGGGCCTGTCTCACTGGCCGCCACCGCCCCGCCGGCCCTGCAACCGCTGACCTTGCTCCTGCTGCTGCGCGCGTTCGCCACCGGCTGCACCGCGATGACCGGCATCGAGGCGGTCAGCAATGGGGTGCCGGTCTTTCGCGCCCCGGCCGCCCAGAACGCCGGCCGCACCCTTCTGGTCATGGCCGCGCTGATGAGTGTGCTGTTCGCGGCCAGCATTTGGATCACGCAATCGTTGGCCGTCATCAGCGGTCCGCAGGAAACCATCCTCTCGGCCCTGGCGCGGTCCATCCTCGGCACAGGGCCGGCCTACTGGGTCATCCAGGTCACCACATTGTTGATCCTGGCCGTGGCGGCCAACACCAGCTTCGCCGGCTTCCCGCAATTGGCCGCGCTGCTGGCGCGCGACGGTTTCTTGCCCCGCCAGTTAGCCGGCCTGGGCGACCGCCTGGTCTTTGCCAATGGCATTCTATGGCTGACGCTGATCACCGGCGCGTTGATCGTCGTCTCCCGCGGCCACAGCCATGCGCTGATCCCCCTCTTTGCGGTGGGCGCCTTCCTGGCCTACACCCTTTCGCAGATCGGCATGGTGCGGCACTGGGCGCGGACGCACGGGCGCGGCTGGCAGCTCAAGGCCGCGATCAACGGCTTGGGCGCGGTGACCACGGCCGTCACGCTGTTGGTGGTGCTCCTGGAAAAATTCCGCGACGGCGCCTGGCTGACCGTGATCGTCATTCCAGCCTTCACCCTCGGATTCGGGCAAATTCGCCACCACTATCGCGCGGTTGCCAGCCAGCTTTCGCTGCGTGGCCTGCCGCCATCGCTCAAGCCTTTTCCCGCACCGCGCGTGGTCATTCCCATCTCCGGCATCCATCGCGGCATCGTGGACGCGTTGGGCTTTGCGCGCACTATCGCGCAGGACATCACCGCGGTCTACGTGGAGCTGGAGCCAGGCATGGGCGCGCATATCCAGCAAGAATGGGAAGCGTGGTGGCCGGATGTGCCGCTGGTCGTGGTGCCATCCCCCTACCGCTCGCTCGTGGGGCCGCTGTTGGACTACCTGGACGCGACCGATAGCGAGCACCATGACGGGCAACTCGCCGTCGTCATCCTGCCCGAATTCGTCCCGGCGAAACGCTGGCATGGCATTCTGCACAACCAGACCGCCCGCCTGCTCAAGGTCGCGCTCCTCTACCGCCGGCGTCGGCAAGGCTTCCAGCGCGTCATCATTGACGTGCCCTATCATCTGCGGCGCTGA
- the rpsF gene encoding 30S ribosomal protein S6 yields the protein MNEYELMMIVRTELDEEGVNTLTERIAEFIRTTGGEVIETQLWGRRTLAYLIRKQREGNYILMRIRLLPSATAALERSLRLNENVLRHLLTTKPV from the coding sequence ATGAACGAGTACGAACTGATGATGATTGTCCGCACGGAGTTAGACGAAGAGGGTGTCAATACGCTCACTGAGCGGATTGCCGAATTCATTCGCACAACGGGTGGCGAAGTCATCGAAACCCAACTGTGGGGCCGCCGTACGCTTGCATATCTCATTCGCAAGCAGCGCGAAGGAAACTACATCCTGATGCGAATACGGTTGCTACCATCGGCCACAGCAGCGCTTGAACGATCGCTGCGTCTCAACGAAAACGTGCTGCGCCACTTGCTCACCACCAAGCCGGTGTAG
- the ssb gene encoding single-stranded DNA-binding protein, with product MPRGLNKVMIIGQIGHDPDMRYTPSGKPVTSFSVTVTRTWVTAEGERREATEWFNVVAWGNLAEICNQYLRKGRRVYVEGHLQTRSWEDQTGQKHFRTELVANEMIMLDGRPGSSEVDYASSDEEESNY from the coding sequence ATGCCACGAGGTTTGAACAAAGTCATGATTATCGGCCAGATTGGCCATGATCCTGACATGCGTTACACACCCAGCGGCAAACCCGTGACGTCATTCAGCGTGACTGTAACGCGCACCTGGGTGACGGCCGAGGGGGAACGCCGTGAGGCCACCGAATGGTTCAACGTGGTGGCCTGGGGAAACCTGGCAGAAATCTGTAATCAATACTTGCGCAAAGGCCGGCGCGTCTACGTGGAAGGGCATTTGCAGACCCGGAGTTGGGAAGACCAAACCGGGCAAAAGCACTTCCGCACCGAGTTGGTTGCCAATGAGATGATCATGCTCGATGGCCGCCCCGGCAGCAGCGAAGTTGATTATGCCAGCAGCGATGAAGAAGAGAGCAATTACTAA
- a CDS encoding 30S ribosomal protein S18, with the protein MDEPGDERGSRPFGSRPPRGRGGPPGAGPGGRRFGAVRRRVCAFCVDKVKFIDYKAVDVLSRYVTERGKIRPRRKTSTCARHQRELTVSIKRARYLALLTYVGGTQG; encoded by the coding sequence TTGGATGAGCCGGGCGATGAGCGCGGCAGTCGGCCGTTCGGCAGCCGCCCTCCGCGCGGCCGTGGCGGGCCGCCCGGCGCCGGCCCTGGCGGACGGCGCTTTGGCGCCGTGCGTCGCCGTGTGTGCGCCTTTTGTGTGGACAAGGTTAAATTCATTGACTACAAGGCGGTGGATGTCCTGAGCCGCTATGTGACCGAACGCGGTAAGATCCGCCCGCGTCGCAAAACCAGCACCTGCGCCCGCCATCAGCGCGAACTGACGGTCTCGATCAAACGCGCACGCTATCTTGCCTTGCTGACGTATGTCGGCGGGACACAAGGTTAA